ATTGAAGGGCCTGGTCATGTGCCTATAAACCAGATCGAAACTAATATCGTGCTTGAGAAGAAGCTTTGCAATGAAGCTCCCTTTTACGTGCTGGGGCCCATCGTTACGGACATAGCTCCTGGTTACGATCACATCACTTCAGCCATCGGGGGAGCGCTTGCCGCATACTACGGGGCGGATTTTCTCTGCTACGTAACCCCGTCGGAACATCTTGGGCTTCCCACCCTTGAGGACGTGCGTGACGGCGTGATCGTAACTAAGATAGCGGCGCACGCAGCGGATCTCGGCCGCGGCAGCGACCAGGCATTTGCCCGCGATCGGGCCATGTCGACCTGCAGGAAGGCCCTCGACTGGAACGGCCAGATCAAATATGCCATCGATCCGGATAAGATCAGGGCGTTCAGAAAACAGAGAAAACTCCGTGACGACGTATGTAGCATGTGCGGCGAATACTGCTCCATGAAGATCATGAAGGATTACTTGAAGAAATAGCGGCGCAAGACCGGTATCGCGTGGAGCATCGGGCGATTTTTGCTCCTCATATGAAACAGGGAACGCGTGCACAATGTACATCTACCTGGTAAGGCACGGGCAAACAGGTGAGGGAGCGCAGGAGATATTCAGGGGAAAAAAGGACATCCCGCTTAACGCTCTCGGACGAGAACAGGCCGAAAGGACAGGCGACTATTTTTCGGATAAACGGATCGGCCGCATACTCGCAAGCCCGCTTGAACGGGCATGGCATACCGCGAAAAAGATCAGCCAGATAGCACGCGTACCTGTTGAAAAAGTCGAGGGGCTGAGCGATATGAGCTTCGGCGCCTGGGAAGGCCTCACCCTGAATGAGGTGCAAAAACGCTATCCCGGTGATTTTGAAAAATGGAGAAATACGCCGCATAAGCTTAAGATTCCCGGGGGTGAAAGCCTTTCCATTGTGAGAAGGAGATTGGCCGAAACACTGGGTGTGCTGCTCTCCAAGCGAGAAGATGATGTGGTGCTTGTAACGCACAGGATCATCTTAAAGCTCGCCGTGCTTCACCTGCTGAATATATCGAGCAGCCACTTCTGGGATATGCAGTTCGACCCGGGTTCTGTTACCCTTCTCAAAAACA
The nucleotide sequence above comes from Syntrophorhabdaceae bacterium. Encoded proteins:
- a CDS encoding histidine phosphatase family protein, whose translation is MYIYLVRHGQTGEGAQEIFRGKKDIPLNALGREQAERTGDYFSDKRIGRILASPLERAWHTAKKISQIARVPVEKVEGLSDMSFGAWEGLTLNEVQKRYPGDFEKWRNTPHKLKIPGGESLSIVRRRLAETLGVLLSKREDDVVLVTHRIILKLAVLHLLNISSSHFWDMQFDPGSVTLLKNKDGRTTVLVSNETCHLKSAPHSRA